A genomic window from Microbacterium sp. H1-D42 includes:
- a CDS encoding PAC2 family protein → MPSSADLYESIAGAPDVPTGLPLVILLTGFTDAGNAVSGLIEHLQATVDPQLIVSFDNDVLLDYRARRPIVVFDQDHLTEYRPARLDLSLAHDALGQPFLLLSGYEPDFAWNAFTDAVLDFVDAFQVSTVTWVHSIAMPVPHTRPLGTTVSGNRHDLIAAHSVWRPRTQVPGTAAHLLEFRLIEHEQRVAGFVLLVPHYLADTDYPDTVIAAADKLMIGAGLVLSMDEVQERREEFLTRVGEQVVGNDELTQMLHTLERRYDAYMAGREDDDGDDESFDERDLPSADELAAELERYLANRRPGDDEKQR, encoded by the coding sequence ATGCCCTCTTCCGCAGACCTCTACGAGTCGATCGCCGGAGCGCCCGACGTGCCGACCGGCCTGCCGCTGGTCATCCTGCTCACCGGGTTCACCGATGCGGGAAACGCGGTATCCGGCCTGATCGAACACCTGCAGGCCACGGTCGATCCGCAGCTCATCGTGAGCTTCGACAACGACGTGCTGCTGGACTACCGTGCCAGGCGCCCGATCGTCGTGTTCGACCAGGATCACCTCACCGAATACCGGCCGGCACGGCTCGACCTGTCGCTGGCGCATGACGCGCTGGGGCAGCCGTTCCTGCTGCTGTCCGGGTACGAGCCGGACTTCGCGTGGAACGCCTTCACCGATGCCGTGCTCGACTTCGTCGACGCCTTCCAGGTCTCGACGGTGACGTGGGTGCACTCGATCGCGATGCCGGTGCCGCACACCCGCCCTCTGGGCACCACGGTCAGTGGCAACCGCCACGACCTGATCGCTGCGCACTCGGTATGGCGTCCGCGCACGCAGGTCCCCGGAACCGCCGCGCATCTGCTGGAGTTCCGTCTCATCGAGCACGAGCAGCGGGTCGCCGGGTTCGTGCTGCTGGTGCCGCACTACCTGGCAGACACCGACTACCCGGACACGGTGATCGCGGCCGCGGACAAGCTGATGATCGGCGCGGGGCTCGTGCTGAGCATGGACGAAGTGCAGGAGCGGCGCGAGGAGTTCCTCACCCGAGTGGGCGAGCAGGTGGTCGGCAACGATGAGCTGACGCAGATGCTGCACACGCTCGAGCGCCGCTACGACGCCTACATGGCCGGACGCGAGGACGACGACGGCGATGACGAGTCGTTCGACGAACGCGACCTGCCGAGTGCAGATGAGCTCGCCGCAGAGCTGGAGCGCTACCTGGCCAACCGACGGCCGGGAGACGACGAGAAACAGCGGTGA
- a CDS encoding leucyl aminopeptidase: MTLPVISHTSDPFPGSAADAAVLVIPDPAADTDALTGYEGLVETLSAIGYKGKASAYTRVHLPAVTALPLAVVSAGSTPDAASVRDAVATAVRSLTGFETVSIGFAPGLEEFAAAAAEGAMLGGYRFDDYRSEKKPARAESLVLHSAELPAGALEHARAVAEAVALVKDLVHTPAEWQSPAQLAQSAVDAVAELPIDVQVLDENELEDQGYGGILGVGRGSDRPPRLVRLDYAPAGAGRHIALVGKGITFDTGGLSLKPAAAMVGMKFDMAGAASILAAIRAIAALQLPVRVTAWMCIADNMPSGRATRPGDVLRMLDGQTVEVMNTDAEGRLVLADGLVAASRENPDVIIDVATLTGAIIVALGMRHTGVMGSDDAVAEYLAASDATGEPAWALPLPEFMEESLDSQIADMVNANMADRSGGSLFAGLFLQRFIGKTSDADDAPRIPWVHLDIAGSGEHKGSAYGYTEKGPTGATVRSLIAFAQASVKES; this comes from the coding sequence ATGACGCTTCCCGTGATCTCGCACACGTCCGATCCGTTCCCAGGAAGTGCTGCAGACGCCGCAGTGCTCGTCATCCCCGATCCGGCAGCCGACACCGATGCGCTGACCGGATACGAGGGACTCGTGGAGACGCTTTCCGCCATCGGCTACAAGGGCAAGGCGTCCGCGTACACGCGCGTGCACCTGCCCGCTGTCACCGCGCTGCCGCTGGCCGTCGTCAGCGCAGGCTCGACCCCGGACGCGGCCTCCGTGCGCGACGCGGTCGCGACGGCCGTGCGCAGTCTGACCGGATTCGAGACCGTCTCGATCGGCTTCGCCCCTGGCCTCGAGGAGTTCGCGGCCGCTGCCGCCGAGGGCGCCATGCTCGGCGGCTACCGCTTCGACGACTACCGCTCCGAGAAGAAGCCGGCGCGCGCCGAATCGCTCGTGCTGCACTCTGCCGAGCTGCCCGCAGGCGCGCTCGAGCACGCCCGCGCCGTGGCTGAGGCCGTCGCCCTGGTGAAGGACCTGGTCCACACGCCCGCCGAATGGCAGAGCCCGGCGCAGCTGGCCCAGTCCGCCGTCGACGCGGTCGCCGAGCTGCCGATCGATGTGCAGGTTCTCGACGAGAACGAGCTCGAGGATCAGGGCTACGGGGGCATCCTCGGCGTCGGCCGCGGATCGGACCGCCCGCCGCGCCTCGTCCGTCTGGACTACGCGCCCGCCGGTGCCGGGCGTCACATCGCCCTGGTCGGCAAGGGCATCACGTTCGACACGGGCGGACTCTCGCTGAAGCCGGCGGCCGCCATGGTGGGGATGAAGTTCGACATGGCCGGTGCCGCCAGCATCCTCGCCGCCATCCGCGCCATCGCGGCGCTGCAGCTTCCGGTGCGAGTGACCGCCTGGATGTGCATCGCCGACAACATGCCCTCTGGCCGCGCCACTCGCCCCGGCGACGTGCTGCGCATGCTCGACGGTCAGACCGTCGAGGTGATGAACACCGACGCCGAGGGTCGCCTCGTGCTGGCCGACGGCCTGGTCGCCGCGAGCCGCGAGAACCCGGACGTGATCATCGACGTCGCCACGCTGACGGGGGCGATCATCGTCGCGCTCGGCATGCGGCACACCGGTGTGATGGGCTCAGATGACGCGGTCGCCGAGTACCTCGCCGCGTCGGATGCCACCGGCGAGCCCGCCTGGGCGCTGCCGCTGCCGGAGTTCATGGAGGAGTCGCTGGACTCGCAGATCGCCGACATGGTCAACGCCAACATGGCCGACCGCTCGGGTGGATCACTGTTCGCAGGACTCTTCCTGCAGCGCTTCATCGGCAAGACGTCGGATGCTGACGACGCTCCCCGCATCCCGTGGGTCCACCTGGACATCGCCGGCTCCGGCGAGCACAAGGGCTCCGCGTACGGCTACACCGAGAAGGGCCCGACCGGCGCGACGGTCCGCTCACTCATCGCATTCGCGCAGGCATCGGTCAAGGAGTCCTGA
- a CDS encoding MurT ligase domain-containing protein: MSQTAPQARSAGLRYVFPVLAGKLARFATRLRGGGSAFPGYLTNRLSPTLLPTLAGQFRYGVVFVLGSNGKTTTTHMISEVLRAHGLTVFTNPTGANLPQGVTSALLADATLTGRIKADVAVLEIDEGFAADLADRLSPSVILSLNVQVDQLYRFYETERVADMMLEASKRASAHVVINRDDPYLSKIDVDAMRAPVSFFGVAPEIVAASAHGLANAADTRSGTAGTLARDAFAEVREVSGRDIVVNVGGADARVTLPARGLHYAADAAAALTVASGVLGDEFDTTRAAAGFATMAPAYGRGEVIPLRRDGAGEQVEFVMFKNAPSIQMNLDALEGAPARALIAIDEGTPDVSWLYDVDFAALPRVDVVTGEKAYQLALALSYAGVEIGTVEPDMEKAVAIMRSFPDTDAGKQTWFVNYELMMIGRRILGHGDQEVARR, encoded by the coding sequence ATGAGTCAGACGGCACCTCAGGCGCGCTCAGCCGGCCTGCGGTACGTCTTCCCCGTGCTGGCGGGTAAGCTCGCGCGTTTCGCGACCCGTCTGCGCGGGGGAGGGTCCGCCTTCCCCGGCTACCTCACGAACCGTCTCTCGCCGACGCTGCTGCCGACCCTTGCCGGTCAGTTCCGCTACGGCGTGGTGTTCGTGCTCGGCTCCAACGGCAAGACCACCACGACGCACATGATCAGCGAGGTGCTGCGTGCGCACGGCCTGACCGTGTTCACCAACCCCACGGGCGCCAACCTGCCGCAGGGCGTCACCAGCGCACTGCTGGCCGATGCCACGCTCACGGGCCGGATCAAGGCCGACGTCGCGGTGCTCGAGATCGACGAGGGCTTCGCTGCCGATCTCGCCGATCGTCTGTCGCCGTCGGTGATCCTGTCGCTGAACGTGCAGGTCGACCAGCTGTACCGGTTCTACGAGACTGAGCGCGTCGCCGACATGATGCTCGAGGCATCCAAGCGCGCCTCGGCGCACGTCGTGATCAATCGCGATGACCCGTACCTGTCGAAGATCGACGTGGATGCCATGCGGGCACCGGTGTCGTTCTTCGGAGTTGCCCCCGAGATCGTCGCCGCCTCCGCACACGGACTCGCCAACGCGGCCGACACGCGCAGCGGCACCGCCGGCACGCTCGCACGCGACGCCTTCGCCGAAGTGCGCGAGGTCTCCGGTCGCGACATCGTCGTGAACGTCGGGGGAGCGGATGCCCGTGTCACCCTTCCCGCCCGCGGGCTGCACTACGCGGCAGATGCCGCGGCGGCGCTCACGGTGGCATCGGGAGTGCTCGGCGACGAGTTCGACACCACGCGCGCCGCGGCAGGGTTCGCCACCATGGCACCGGCCTACGGTCGCGGTGAGGTCATCCCGCTGCGCCGGGACGGCGCCGGCGAGCAGGTCGAGTTCGTCATGTTCAAGAACGCCCCCAGCATCCAGATGAACCTGGACGCGCTCGAGGGAGCGCCGGCGCGTGCGCTGATCGCGATCGACGAGGGCACCCCTGATGTCTCGTGGCTGTACGACGTCGACTTCGCAGCGCTGCCGCGGGTAGACGTCGTCACGGGTGAGAAGGCGTACCAGCTGGCTCTCGCCCTCTCCTACGCCGGAGTCGAGATCGGCACCGTCGAACCCGACATGGAGAAGGCTGTCGCGATCATGCGCTCCTTCCCCGACACGGATGCCGGCAAGCAGACCTGGTTCGTGAACTACGAGCTGATGATGATCGGCCGCCGCATTCTCGGCCATGGCGACCAGGAGGTGGCGCGCCGATGA
- a CDS encoding glutamine amidotransferase — MTQLTIAQLYPAELGITGDRGNVRAIEERIAARGANRVTARAGVGENLPDDVDIIVIGNGPLSAMRGVHADLVSRGDQLRSFIEAGGVLFAVGGSAELLGAGIDLTDGTRVEGLGLMPYRVARTRDRRVGYITVQTPDVRVVGFEDHASEWTLDDTAAAYGAVIAGRGSFAHGEGRGEFVRHHNAFAGNVQGPVLPLNPALADLLVAAAGERRGIALSEPVTGPFDEHAEGARAAIDRFIHEKGFKTIQL, encoded by the coding sequence ATGACGCAGCTCACGATCGCACAGCTGTACCCGGCGGAGCTCGGGATCACCGGCGACCGCGGCAACGTGCGCGCCATCGAAGAGCGCATCGCGGCGCGCGGTGCGAACCGCGTGACCGCTCGTGCCGGTGTGGGCGAGAACCTGCCGGACGACGTCGACATCATCGTCATCGGCAATGGTCCGCTCTCGGCCATGCGCGGCGTGCACGCAGACCTGGTCTCGCGTGGCGACCAGCTGCGCTCCTTCATCGAAGCGGGTGGCGTGCTGTTCGCGGTTGGCGGCTCGGCCGAGCTGCTCGGCGCCGGCATCGACCTCACCGACGGCACGAGGGTCGAAGGCCTTGGGCTGATGCCGTACCGGGTCGCCCGGACGCGTGACCGTCGAGTCGGATACATCACCGTGCAGACGCCTGACGTGCGCGTGGTCGGATTCGAGGACCACGCCTCGGAATGGACGCTCGACGACACGGCGGCCGCCTACGGCGCCGTGATCGCTGGACGCGGCAGCTTCGCCCACGGCGAGGGCCGTGGCGAGTTCGTGCGTCACCACAACGCGTTCGCCGGCAACGTGCAGGGCCCCGTCCTGCCGCTGAACCCTGCGCTGGCCGACCTGCTGGTGGCCGCTGCCGGCGAGCGCCGCGGCATCGCCCTGAGTGAGCCTGTAACCGGCCCGTTCGACGAGCACGCCGAGGGCGCTCGGGCGGCGATCGACCGCTTCATCCACGAAAAGGGCTTCAAGACCATCCAGCTTTGA
- the sucB gene encoding 2-oxoglutarate dehydrogenase, E2 component, dihydrolipoamide succinyltransferase: MSTPVVLPALGESVTEGTVTRWLKQVGDTVQADEGLLEISTDKVDTEIPSPISGVIEEILVAEDDTVEVGAILARIGDGSGAGSAAAPAAAAPAAEAAPAAEAPAPAAEAPAAPAAEAAAPAASSDAVDVVLPELGESVTEGTVTRWLKQIGDDVAVDEALLEISTDKVDTEIPSPVAGTLQEILASEDETVAVGAVLARIGSGAAPAAAPAAPAAPAAAPAAPAPAAAPAPAAPAPAAAPAPAAAPAAPAAPAPAAPAAPAPAPAAAPAAPAAADSDSLYVTPLVRRLASQQGVDLATVTGTGVGGRIRKEDVLKAAEAKAQAPAAAPAQAAAAPLEVSPLRGTTQAMSRLRKVVSERAVASMQQTAQLTTFVEVDVTALAAYRNAKKNEFQQKTGDKLSFLPFFTLAAAEALQAFPIINATVDGDQIVYPASENISIAVDTERGLLTPVVRDAATKNLAQLAHEIADLAARTRDNKLKPDELAGGTFTVTNTGSRGALFDTPLVFLPQSAILGTGVVFKRPGVVTVDGVDAIAVRSYVYLAISYDHRIVDGADAARFLGAVKNRLENTSFDANLGI; encoded by the coding sequence ATGAGCACACCCGTGGTCCTTCCCGCACTCGGGGAGAGCGTCACCGAGGGTACCGTCACCCGATGGCTGAAGCAGGTGGGCGACACCGTACAGGCGGATGAGGGCCTGCTCGAGATCTCGACCGACAAGGTCGACACCGAGATCCCCTCGCCGATCAGCGGCGTGATCGAGGAGATCCTCGTCGCCGAGGACGACACCGTCGAGGTCGGCGCGATTCTCGCGCGCATCGGCGATGGCAGCGGCGCCGGTTCCGCCGCCGCACCCGCAGCGGCAGCCCCTGCGGCTGAAGCAGCGCCCGCGGCTGAAGCCCCGGCTCCCGCCGCTGAAGCTCCGGCTGCTCCTGCCGCCGAGGCAGCAGCGCCGGCGGCATCGTCGGATGCTGTGGACGTCGTCCTGCCGGAACTCGGCGAGAGCGTCACCGAGGGCACCGTCACCCGCTGGCTGAAGCAGATCGGCGATGACGTCGCCGTCGACGAGGCTCTGCTGGAGATCTCGACCGACAAGGTCGACACCGAGATCCCCTCTCCCGTCGCCGGCACGCTGCAGGAGATCCTCGCCTCTGAGGATGAGACCGTCGCCGTCGGCGCGGTGCTCGCCCGCATCGGGTCCGGTGCCGCTCCCGCTGCAGCCCCCGCCGCTCCGGCCGCTCCCGCTGCAGCCCCCGCCGCACCCGCACCGGCTGCTGCACCCGCGCCCGCCGCGCCCGCTCCGGCTGCCGCGCCCGCACCTGCTGCAGCTCCGGCCGCACCCGCCGCACCTGCTCCGGCCGCACCCGCCGCACCTGCTCCGGCACCCGCCGCTGCTCCGGCCGCACCCGCCGCTGCCGACTCCGACTCGCTGTACGTGACGCCGCTCGTGCGCCGCCTTGCCAGCCAGCAGGGCGTCGACCTGGCGACCGTCACCGGCACCGGCGTCGGCGGACGCATCCGCAAGGAGGATGTGCTCAAGGCCGCCGAGGCGAAGGCACAGGCTCCGGCCGCTGCTCCCGCGCAGGCTGCTGCCGCACCGCTCGAGGTCTCGCCGCTGCGCGGCACCACCCAGGCGATGTCGCGCCTGCGCAAGGTCGTCTCGGAGCGCGCTGTCGCCTCGATGCAGCAGACCGCGCAGCTGACGACCTTCGTCGAGGTCGATGTGACCGCGCTGGCCGCGTACCGCAACGCGAAGAAGAACGAGTTCCAGCAGAAGACGGGCGACAAGCTCTCGTTCCTGCCGTTCTTCACCCTGGCTGCGGCTGAGGCGCTGCAGGCGTTCCCGATCATCAATGCGACCGTTGACGGCGACCAGATCGTCTACCCGGCGTCCGAGAACATCTCGATCGCCGTGGACACCGAGCGCGGTCTGCTCACCCCCGTGGTGCGCGATGCGGCGACGAAGAACCTGGCACAGCTGGCGCACGAGATCGCTGACCTCGCGGCCCGCACTCGTGACAACAAGCTGAAGCCCGACGAGCTGGCCGGCGGCACGTTCACCGTCACCAACACCGGCTCGCGCGGCGCGCTGTTCGACACCCCGCTGGTGTTCCTGCCGCAGTCCGCGATCCTCGGCACCGGCGTCGTCTTCAAGCGCCCCGGCGTCGTGACGGTCGACGGCGTTGACGCGATCGCCGTGCGCTCGTACGTGTACCTGGCGATCTCGTACGATCACCGGATCGTCGACGGCGCAGACGCTGCGCGCTTCCTCGGCGCGGTCAAGAACCGCCTGGAGAACACGAGCTTCGACGCGAACCTCGGGATCTGA
- a CDS encoding alanine racemase: MNNEVGPVLEISRAAFRRNLAAVREHIRPAELMLVMKDDAYGHGLDWSVPEAAASGVTWFGAYDIETALRIRALTDQRVYAWATSTTAEVEQAIASGIHLGIGSMDYLSDVIGVAGRTGVRADVHLKIDTGLHRNGFRPEDWPQAVAAARRAEQRGAVRVVGVWSHLAEASDAEDDAAQQVFHEAVRMLTDAGGRPEVLHLTASAASWWRPELRGSLSRIGAFCYGIRSADGPELDGIELISRLSASVDAVDDDHVVVGLGAFHGLPSTLRGALVATPGGPRRIVRIEGDSTMVERWDGAQPGQRVVVFGPGSAGEPDATALAERIDTVGEEIITRLTPAVRRVIID; encoded by the coding sequence ATGAACAACGAGGTCGGTCCGGTGCTGGAGATCTCGCGGGCGGCGTTCCGCCGCAACCTCGCCGCGGTGCGTGAGCACATCCGGCCGGCCGAGCTCATGCTCGTGATGAAGGACGACGCCTACGGGCATGGCCTCGACTGGTCGGTGCCCGAAGCTGCAGCGAGCGGCGTCACCTGGTTCGGCGCCTACGACATCGAGACCGCGCTGCGCATCCGCGCGCTCACCGATCAGCGCGTCTACGCGTGGGCGACGTCGACCACTGCCGAGGTCGAACAGGCCATCGCGAGTGGCATCCACCTCGGCATCGGGTCGATGGACTACCTGAGCGACGTGATCGGTGTCGCCGGGCGCACCGGTGTCCGCGCGGACGTGCATCTGAAGATCGACACCGGGCTGCACCGAAACGGATTCCGCCCAGAGGACTGGCCGCAGGCGGTCGCCGCCGCCCGCCGGGCGGAGCAGCGCGGCGCCGTGCGGGTGGTCGGGGTCTGGAGCCACCTGGCTGAGGCCAGTGACGCGGAGGACGACGCCGCACAGCAGGTCTTCCACGAAGCGGTGCGCATGCTGACTGATGCCGGCGGACGGCCAGAGGTGCTGCACCTCACGGCATCAGCGGCGTCGTGGTGGCGTCCGGAGCTGCGCGGGTCGCTGAGCCGGATCGGAGCGTTCTGCTACGGCATCCGATCCGCAGACGGTCCCGAATTGGACGGCATCGAGTTGATCTCGCGGCTGTCGGCGAGTGTGGATGCCGTCGACGACGATCATGTCGTGGTCGGCCTCGGCGCGTTCCATGGCCTGCCGTCCACGCTGCGTGGCGCGCTCGTCGCGACGCCGGGTGGACCACGGCGGATCGTGCGCATCGAGGGGGACTCGACAATGGTCGAGCGCTGGGACGGCGCGCAACCCGGTCAGCGGGTGGTCGTGTTCGGTCCAGGCTCCGCCGGGGAGCCGGATGCGACCGCTCTCGCAGAGCGCATTGACACCGTCGGCGAGGAGATCATCACTCGCCTCACGCCCGCCGTGCGGCGGGTCATAATCGACTGA
- a CDS encoding RNA polymerase sigma factor codes for MTAATSKKTRTSTKTAAAEVAAPEVDPTEVDEATAPATKAPAKKAPAKKAPAKKAPAKRAKKVEEPEADEEAAEADEADEEEGDKKPAFTEPLPTGAIVISSKDEDDAPVYSTQITGATADPVKDYLKQIGKVALLNAAEEVELAMRIEAGLFAEEKLSVMSAKEKSSQLGLDLQWVARDGQRAKSHLLGANLRLVVSLAKRYTGRGMQFLDLIQEGNLGLIRAVEKFDYTKGFKFSTYATWWIRQAITRAMADQARTIRIPVHMVEVINKLARVQRQMLQDLGREPTPEELSRELDMTPEKVVEVQKYGREPISLHTPLGEDGDSEFGDLIEDTEAVVPADAVGFTMLQRQLEQLLDSLSEREAGVIRMRFGLGDGQPKTLDQIGDTFGVTRERIRQIESKTMAKLRHPSRSQSLRDYLE; via the coding sequence GTGACTGCTGCCACGAGCAAGAAGACCCGGACGAGCACCAAGACCGCCGCTGCCGAGGTTGCCGCCCCCGAGGTCGACCCGACCGAGGTCGACGAGGCGACGGCGCCCGCGACCAAGGCCCCGGCGAAGAAGGCTCCCGCCAAGAAGGCCCCTGCCAAGAAGGCCCCTGCCAAGCGCGCCAAGAAGGTCGAGGAGCCCGAGGCCGACGAGGAGGCCGCTGAGGCTGACGAGGCCGACGAGGAGGAGGGCGACAAGAAGCCCGCCTTCACCGAGCCACTGCCCACCGGCGCCATCGTCATCTCCTCCAAGGACGAGGACGACGCCCCGGTCTACTCCACCCAGATCACCGGCGCGACCGCCGACCCGGTCAAGGACTACCTGAAGCAGATCGGAAAGGTCGCGCTGCTGAACGCGGCCGAAGAGGTCGAGCTCGCGATGCGCATCGAGGCGGGTCTGTTCGCCGAGGAAAAGCTCTCGGTGATGTCCGCCAAGGAGAAGTCCAGTCAGCTGGGCCTCGACCTGCAGTGGGTCGCCCGCGACGGTCAGCGCGCCAAGAGCCACCTGCTGGGCGCCAACCTGCGTCTGGTCGTCTCACTCGCCAAGCGCTACACGGGCCGCGGCATGCAATTCCTGGATCTGATCCAGGAGGGCAACCTCGGACTCATCCGCGCTGTCGAGAAGTTCGACTACACCAAGGGCTTCAAGTTCTCTACCTACGCGACGTGGTGGATCCGCCAGGCGATCACCCGCGCCATGGCCGACCAGGCCCGCACCATCCGCATCCCGGTGCACATGGTCGAGGTCATCAACAAGCTCGCCCGCGTGCAGCGCCAGATGCTGCAGGACCTGGGCCGCGAGCCCACGCCCGAGGAGCTCTCGCGCGAGCTCGACATGACGCCCGAGAAGGTCGTCGAGGTGCAGAAGTACGGCCGCGAGCCCATCTCGCTGCACACGCCTCTCGGCGAGGACGGCGACAGCGAGTTCGGTGACCTCATCGAAGACACCGAGGCCGTCGTGCCGGCGGACGCCGTCGGATTCACGATGCTGCAGCGCCAGCTCGAGCAGCTGCTCGACTCGCTCTCGGAGCGCGAAGCCGGTGTGATCCGGATGCGCTTCGGACTCGGCGACGGACAGCCCAAGACCCTCGACCAGATCGGTGACACGTTCGGCGTGACGCGTGAGCGCATCCGTCAGATCGAGTCGAAGACGATGGCGAAGCTGCGCCACCCGAGCCGTTCGCAGTCGCTGCGGGACTACCTCGAATGA
- the lpdA gene encoding dihydrolipoyl dehydrogenase, translating into MATHEFDLVILGGGSGGYAAALRASELGKKVALIEKDKVGGTCLHRGCIPTKALLHAAEVADHVRTAASVGVTATFEAIDPAGVRAYREGIVAKKFKGLEGLIKARGITVIAGEGRLETDRSVRVGDDRYVGADVVLATGSYSRSLPGLEIGGRIIASEQALALDEVPSSVVILGGGVIGVEFASVWRSFGAEVTIVEALPHLVPNEDIALSKGLERAFRRRGIKYSLGTRFQEAEQDDAQVTVTLEDGKTFTADYLLVAVGRGPVTAGLGFEEAGVTLDRGFVTVDDQLRTGVPGLWAVGDIVPGLQLAHRGFLQGIAVAERIAGMQVPTLPESQIPRVTYCSPEVASVGITEAAAVAQFGEDAVVAYDYNLAGNGKSEIIGTGGTVKVVRQKDGPVLGVHLLGDRVGELITEGQLAVAWEAHPEDIAPLIHAHPTQSEALGEAFLALAGKPLHAL; encoded by the coding sequence ATGGCAACCCACGAGTTCGACCTGGTCATCCTCGGCGGCGGCAGCGGCGGCTACGCCGCGGCCCTGCGCGCCAGTGAGCTGGGCAAGAAGGTCGCCCTGATCGAGAAGGACAAGGTCGGAGGCACCTGCCTGCACCGCGGCTGCATCCCGACCAAGGCGCTGCTGCACGCGGCCGAGGTCGCAGATCACGTGCGCACGGCGGCTTCGGTCGGCGTCACGGCGACCTTCGAGGCCATCGACCCCGCCGGCGTCCGCGCCTACCGCGAGGGCATCGTCGCGAAGAAGTTCAAGGGCCTCGAGGGTCTGATCAAGGCCCGCGGCATCACCGTCATCGCAGGCGAAGGGCGGCTCGAGACCGACCGCTCTGTGCGCGTCGGCGACGACCGCTACGTCGGTGCCGATGTCGTGCTGGCGACAGGCTCGTACAGCCGCTCGCTGCCAGGGCTGGAGATCGGCGGACGCATCATCGCCAGCGAGCAGGCGCTCGCCCTCGATGAGGTGCCTTCGAGCGTCGTGATCCTGGGCGGCGGCGTCATCGGCGTCGAGTTCGCGAGCGTGTGGCGCTCGTTCGGCGCCGAGGTCACGATCGTCGAAGCGCTGCCGCATCTGGTTCCCAACGAGGACATCGCCCTCAGCAAGGGCCTGGAGCGCGCGTTCCGCCGCCGTGGCATCAAGTACTCGCTCGGCACGCGGTTCCAGGAGGCAGAGCAGGACGACGCGCAGGTGACGGTGACGCTGGAGGACGGCAAGACGTTCACCGCCGACTACCTGCTGGTCGCCGTCGGCCGGGGACCCGTGACCGCGGGTCTCGGGTTCGAAGAGGCCGGTGTCACCCTGGACCGCGGCTTCGTGACCGTCGACGATCAGCTCCGCACCGGCGTGCCTGGACTGTGGGCGGTCGGCGACATCGTGCCAGGACTGCAGCTCGCGCACCGCGGGTTCCTGCAGGGCATCGCGGTGGCCGAGCGCATCGCCGGCATGCAGGTTCCGACGCTGCCCGAATCGCAGATCCCGCGCGTGACGTACTGCAGCCCCGAGGTGGCGTCCGTCGGCATCACCGAGGCGGCTGCCGTCGCCCAGTTCGGCGAGGACGCCGTCGTCGCCTACGACTACAACCTCGCCGGCAACGGCAAGAGCGAGATCATCGGCACCGGCGGCACCGTCAAGGTCGTCCGCCAGAAGGACGGCCCCGTGCTGGGTGTGCACCTGCTCGGCGACCGCGTCGGCGAGCTCATCACCGAGGGCCAGCTGGCCGTCGCGTGGGAGGCGCACCCCGAAGACATCGCTCCCCTGATCCACGCACACCCGACACAGAGTGAAGCGCTCGGCGAGGCCTTCCTGGCCCTCGCCGGAAAACCGCTCCACGCCCTCTGA
- a CDS encoding alanine racemase C-terminal domain-containing protein has translation MSISSAAPRVLLSRAALEQNARTLLTDGCTVDLRHDAFGHGLDESARILADAGAGAVLVDGPDEVERLGAVGIAAHVNGAADIDACALFGIPDATASTTEPVMRLEGRVLSTKPLHAGEAVSYGYTHRAQQDTRVALVTGGYAQGILRALGNHALVQIGERTHPIVGRIAMDVCVVDLEGADAPVGAPVAYFGTGAMRDALAHWADVTGLTALEMAVVIGRHGHREWVA, from the coding sequence ATGAGCATCAGCAGCGCGGCACCCCGAGTGCTGCTCTCGCGTGCCGCGCTCGAGCAGAACGCGCGCACGCTGCTGACCGATGGCTGCACGGTCGATCTGCGGCACGATGCCTTCGGTCACGGTCTGGACGAGTCGGCGCGGATCTTGGCGGATGCCGGGGCCGGGGCCGTTCTGGTCGACGGGCCGGATGAGGTGGAACGGCTTGGCGCCGTCGGCATCGCAGCGCACGTGAACGGCGCAGCCGACATCGACGCGTGCGCGCTGTTCGGGATCCCGGACGCCACAGCATCCACCACCGAACCGGTGATGCGGCTGGAAGGCCGCGTGCTGTCAACCAAGCCGCTTCACGCCGGTGAGGCGGTCTCGTACGGATACACGCACCGCGCACAGCAGGACACGCGCGTGGCGCTGGTCACCGGCGGCTACGCACAGGGCATCCTCCGCGCCCTCGGCAATCACGCCCTGGTGCAGATCGGGGAGCGCACGCATCCCATCGTCGGCCGCATCGCCATGGACGTCTGCGTCGTCGACCTCGAGGGAGCCGATGCCCCCGTCGGAGCACCGGTGGCGTACTTCGGCACCGGCGCGATGCGTGACGCGCTTGCGCACTGGGCCGACGTCACCGGGCTGACGGCTCTGGAGATGGCGGTCGTCATCGGTCGCCACGGACACCGGGAGTGGGTCGCATGA